The DNA region CAAATGCGCGCGGCATCCTGGATATTCCCTATCTCAACACCCTGAATATCGGACACAGCATCATCTGCCAGGCCGTGTTTGTCGGCCTCAACCGGGCGGTCAAAGAGATGCTGGAGGCAATGAAACCCTATGGGGGAGGCCAAACGTCATGACGGAATTTGTCATCGGTACCGGCGTGGATCTGGTTGAAAACGAACGCTTGCGTGTGCTTCTGGACAAGTGGGGTGACCGGTTTAAATCGCGGGTATTTCTCCCCTCCGAGCAGGCATATTGCGAAAGCAAAGCGTCACCGTGGCTTTATTACGCGGGCCGTTTCGCCGTCAAGGAAGCTGTGTCCAAAGCCTTTGGTACCGGCATTGGCACCGACCTTAACTGGCTCGATATGGAGGTTGTGAAAAATCCCGCAACCGGAGCCCCCTCCATCGCCCTGAGTCCGCACGGCCAACTTCTCGCCCGTAAACAAAAGGTACTCCGGGTATTGATCAGCCTTTCCCATACTCATAATTTTGCAATCGCCCATGCGCTTCTGATTGGTGAAAAACGAGGTGAAGAATGAAAGCTGTAACGACCGCTCAGATGAGGGAGCTCGACAAGATCGCAACCACGGAATTTGCCATTCCGGGTTTCGAATTAATGCGGCGCGCCGGAGAGGGCATTGCCGGCACGGTGAGCTATCTCGCCGAGCGAATCCGCGGAAGAGATGCCTTTATCCATCTTATCGCTGGACGCGGCAACAACGGAGGCGACGCTTTTGCGGCCGCCTTGCTTTTGCACGAGGAAGATTTTGACGTCGAAGTCCTGCTCGCCGGTTCGGCATCGGATATCCGGGGTGATGCCCTGCGCCATCTCAGCAAAATGCGTGCGGCAGGCATTCCCCTGATTGAACTCCCCACCAAAGAAGCATGGGCAGATGCCATGCAGACCGCCGGAAGCGGGGAAATCATCGTTGATGGAGTTCTGGGAATTGGTGCCAGCGGCCCGCCACGTGGTCCAATTGCCGGGGCGATTCATTATATCAACAGTATCTCGGACGATAATCTGGTGGTCTCCATTGATATCCCCTCAGGGTTGAACGCCGATACAGGGGAGGCCCCTGGCGAGGTCGTCATTGCAGATGTCACCGCCACCATTGGAATGCCTAAAATCGGCATGCTTACCCAGCAGGCGCTTCCCTATGTTGGCACCCTGGATGTCATTGGCATCGGCATTCCCATGGAATTAACCTCCACCTACGAATCTGCCCGCCACCTGATCACTGGCTGGGACGTCAGGCAGCGCATGCCCAAGCGGTCACGGCTGGCGCATAAAGGGGACTACGGTCATGCCCTGATCATTGGCGGCGCCATCGGCTACGCAGGGGCCCCCGCGATGGCGGCCATTGCGGCACAACGCTCCGGTGCCGGCCTGGTCAGCGCCCTGATTCCACGATCCATTTATACGATCGTGGCAGGCACCATGCTGGAAGTGATGACTCACCCCGGAGATGAAACCAATACAGGCTCCCTGAATGCGGTAAACTGGGAACAATGGCGGGGGCGCATTAATGAGTTTTCCTCTATCGTGGCAGGCCCCGGCATGAGCCGGCACCCAGACACCACGTTCTGGGTTCATCAATTGCTCAAAGAATGCCGAAGGCCTCTGCTGCTGGATGCCGATGCCCTTAACGTCCTTGAAGGCAACCCTGAGCGCATTGCCAAGGCCCAGTGCCCGGTGGTCATCACGCCACATCCCGGCGAACTGGCGCGCCTGCTAGGCTGTACCACCCAGGAGGTGCAGCAGAACCGTGAGGCGGCCGTTCAGGATGCGGCTGAACGCACGAACGCGGTAGTGATTCTAAAGGGGGCCGGTACTCTGGTCGCCCAGAAGGGGCAGCCGTTACACATGAATATGACGGGCAATCCTGGTATGGCCACTGGCGGAACCGGCGATATTCTGTCAGGCTTCATAGGGGGGCTGATGGCGCAAGGCCTCTCTCCATTTGATGCGGCCTGTGTGGGCGTCTTCCTGCATGGACGCGCTGGGGATAATGCCATGTGGGTTCGCTCTCAGGCCAGCCTGACGGCAACCGACCTGCTCAAGGAATTCGGTAATGTTTTCCGCGAAGTCACGATCAGGTAGGGAAAGCATGAAACATACCCACGAACGCCGGCATGCTTTACCGATGATCTGGCCCAAGCCGTCACTGAATATTGCTTTGGTTGAGCCCGAAATTCCCCCCAACACCGGCAATATTGCCCGGCTTTGCGCTGCCACAGGGACTCGCCTGCACCTGATCGAACCACTGGGGTTTCAGTTGACCAGCGCGCACCTGAAGCGGGCGGGACTGGATTACTGGGATTCCGTGGATATCACCCGTCACGCCTCACTTGACGCCTTCCAGCAAAGCCGGGGCAGCCCACGCTGTTTCTACTTCAGCACCCGGGCCAAGCGCTCCTACACCGAGGTGATCTATCTTCCCGGGGATACTCTGATCTTCGGCAGCGAATCAAAAGGACTACCGGAGGCATTGCTGGATGCTCATGAGGCTCAGACGCTCGGGATCCCTATCCTGACCGAACATGTCCGTTCCCTCAATCTCGCCAATGCCGTCTCCATCGTTCTGTACGAAGCACTGCGCCAAATTAACCGGTAGACAGTGAGCAGTTGGCCGTCGCCGCCATTCATTCATCAAAGGTCACGAGCCCGCCTTCTCGCAGGCTGAGATAGTCTTTGGATTTACCCCCCTGCCTTCGCCCTACAATGATATGATCGAGCACCTTAATCCCGATAACCTGCCCCGCCTGGACCAGCTGCCGTGTCAGCTTCACATCCTCTGCGGAAGGAGATGGATCGCCGGAGGGATGATTGTGAACGAGCACCAGAGCAGCACCCCCCGCTTGAATGGCGCTTTTAAATACCTCACGGGCATGAACCAAACTTGCATCAAGAATTCCTTTTGAGATTTCACGCGGGGCCCCTTTCAACCGGTTACGGGTATCCAGATTCAGCGTCCAGAACCGTTCATGATCAAGCCCGCGCGCCTGTTCCCTCATTAGATCGGCAACATCCTCGGGCGTTCTGACAAATACCCCTCGTTCGTCCCGGGTCTCTTCCGCCATGCGCCTGGCCAGGTCCATCGCCGAACAGAGGATCTGCGCCTTTACCTTACCCAGTCCTTTGAAAGATTTATCTTGCGACAATTCCTCGACCGTTACACGCGACAATGCCGTCAGGCTACC from bacterium includes:
- the acpS gene encoding holo-ACP synthase; translation: MTEFVIGTGVDLVENERLRVLLDKWGDRFKSRVFLPSEQAYCESKASPWLYYAGRFAVKEAVSKAFGTGIGTDLNWLDMEVVKNPATGAPSIALSPHGQLLARKQKVLRVLISLSHTHNFAIAHALLIGEKRGEE
- a CDS encoding tRNA (cytidine(34)-2'-O)-methyltransferase; this encodes MKHTHERRHALPMIWPKPSLNIALVEPEIPPNTGNIARLCAATGTRLHLIEPLGFQLTSAHLKRAGLDYWDSVDITRHASLDAFQQSRGSPRCFYFSTRAKRSYTEVIYLPGDTLIFGSESKGLPEALLDAHEAQTLGIPILTEHVRSLNLANAVSIVLYEALRQINR
- a CDS encoding NAD(P)H-hydrate dehydratase, with amino-acid sequence MKAVTTAQMRELDKIATTEFAIPGFELMRRAGEGIAGTVSYLAERIRGRDAFIHLIAGRGNNGGDAFAAALLLHEEDFDVEVLLAGSASDIRGDALRHLSKMRAAGIPLIELPTKEAWADAMQTAGSGEIIVDGVLGIGASGPPRGPIAGAIHYINSISDDNLVVSIDIPSGLNADTGEAPGEVVIADVTATIGMPKIGMLTQQALPYVGTLDVIGIGIPMELTSTYESARHLITGWDVRQRMPKRSRLAHKGDYGHALIIGGAIGYAGAPAMAAIAAQRSGAGLVSALIPRSIYTIVAGTMLEVMTHPGDETNTGSLNAVNWEQWRGRINEFSSIVAGPGMSRHPDTTFWVHQLLKECRRPLLLDADALNVLEGNPERIAKAQCPVVITPHPGELARLLGCTTQEVQQNREAAVQDAAERTNAVVILKGAGTLVAQKGQPLHMNMTGNPGMATGGTGDILSGFIGGLMAQGLSPFDAACVGVFLHGRAGDNAMWVRSQASLTATDLLKEFGNVFREVTIR
- the radC gene encoding DNA repair protein RadC is translated as MSTEGEVYTLPESGGGALCYRICDMPARLRPREAIERQGVENVPDQVILAILLRTGSRGLNVVDLAERILFKYGSLTALSRVTVEELSQDKSFKGLGKVKAQILCSAMDLARRMAEETRDERGVFVRTPEDVADLMREQARGLDHERFWTLNLDTRNRLKGAPREISKGILDASLVHAREVFKSAIQAGGAALVLVHNHPSGDPSPSAEDVKLTRQLVQAGQVIGIKVLDHIIVGRRQGGKSKDYLSLREGGLVTFDE